The DNA region TATGTGCAGGGAAATTGGCGAAAATTATACGGTGAGAACAATTGAATGCAATTATATTGCATCAAAAATTTACAGTTTTGTTTACAATCCGACAACTTTCACACAAAATTCGATTAAATTGATTAATTGACCTAAATCAATTATCTCATCTAGGCCTCTAGCTTGGCAATCAGTTGATCCAATTTGTGAGGCTCATCAAGACTTATCGTCACTTTCGCTTTGCCGTTTGCAGAACGGACCAAAGAAACCTTAGCATCAAGCAGTTGACTCAATTTATGCGACATTTGCTCCGCTTCGGTATCTTCTTGTTGCGCTTTTTGCTCATTTTGTGGCGCTAAGCACTTTTTTACTAACTGTTCGGTTTGGCGAACTGTCATTTGCTTCTTAGCGACTTGCAGGGCTACTTCAATTTGTTGTTCGCCTTCTAAAGCCAACAATGCTCGAGCATGACCCATTTCTAATTTTTTATTGGCGACCAGACCTTTTACGTCAATTTCTAATTGATTCAGACGTAATAAGTTACTGACGGTCGTTCTTGATTTGCCAATCACATCGGCCACTTGCTGATGAGTCAGCGTAAATTCATCTTGCAAACGCTCAAGCGCTTGCGCTTCTTCAATCACATTCAAGTCTTCACGTTGAATGTTCTCAATCAGCGCCATTGCGATGGCTGCTCGGTCTTCAACCTTTTTCACCAAGCAAGGAACACGTTTCAACCCTGCTTGCTTAGCAGCGCGCCAACGGCGCTCACCAGCGATAATTTCAAACTGACCGCCTGCGACTTGACGTACAACGATAGGTTGAATGATACCTTGTGATTGAATCGAAGCCGCTAGCTCTTCTAGGGCTTCTGGCGCCATATCTTTACGCGGTTGGTAAACACCCGGTTGCAATTGACCGATCGCTAAATCCGTCAGTTCACCATCTGCCGACAATGCTTGGCTGTGCGATGCAATATGCTGTTTTTCACGAGCCAGCGAACTGGTCGACAACAGCGCATCCAGTCCTTTTCCTAGACCACGCTTAGACATGGGATGAATTCCTTAGGTTAGAGTTAAACTGGGATTTCTTCGCGGCGGAGCATTTCGCCCGCTAGAGCAAGATACGCTTTGGCGCCTGCGGAGTACTTGTCATAGTACATTGCAGGTTTACCGTGGCTCGGCGCTTCGGCCAAACGCACATTACGTGGGATCACGGTACGGTAAACTTTACTACCAAAGTGTTTTTTAAGTTGATCGGATACTTCATTAGACAGGCGGTTACGTGGATCGTACATCGTACGCAGTAAACCTTCGATTTTGAGGTTTTCATTGACCACGGCCGCTAACTTGCTGATTGTATCCATAAGAGCAGTTAAACCTTCTAACGCAAAGTATTCACATTGCATCGGCACCAGCACAGAGTCGGCTGCGGCCATGGCATTGATTGTAAGAAGGTTTAGAGAAGGAGGACAATCAATAAAGATGAAATCATAGTTATCGCGAACTGGCGCAAGTGCGTTTTTTAAACGAACTTCGCGAGCGAACACTTCCATCAATTTGATTTCCGCAGCGGTAACATCTCCGTTCGCAGCGATAAGATCGTATTTACCAGTGGTTTCAGTGCAAACCACTTGTTCAAATGGGGTATCTTCAACCAGAAGATCATACGCCGTGGCGTCAACCATGTATTTGTCGACACCACTGGCCATAGTAGCATTACCTTGAGGGTCGAGATCGATCACCAAAACCTTGCGCTTTGTTGCCGCCATCGAAGCTGCTAAGTTAATGCACGTTGTTGTTTTGCCGACCCCACCTTTCTGGTTGGCGATTGCTACTATTTTACCCACGATTACCTCGCTAATTTTCCTTGCGCGATAAGATTACTAGATGACGATCACCTTCCAACTCAGGAACAGCTAAAGATATGATCTCTGTCACACTACACCATTCAGGAAGCTGATCCATTTCATCTTTAGGGTGCTGTCCTTTCAGTGCTAGGAACACCCCGTTATCTTGTTTAGGCAGATGGTGACACCATTCCACCATGTCCGTCATTGAAGCAAAAGCTCGACTCAGAACGCCATCAAATTTTTCTTCTGGTTGGAATTCTTCGACACGACTTTGAATAGGCGTCACATTTTTCAGACCTAGCGTATGAACCACTTGTTTAATAAAACGAATGCGTTTGCCTAGGCTATCTAGCAAGAAGAACGTTTTATCAGGACTCATTATGGCCAGAGGAATACCTGGTAAACCAGGACCAGTACCCACATCGATAAAACGCTCGCCTCGTAAGTGAGTGCTAACCACTATGCTATCAAGAATATGTTTCACTAACATCTCAAGTGGATCACGAACCGATGTGAGGTTATACGCTTTGTTCCACTTGTCGAGCAGTTCGACATAACCGACCAACTGCTCGCGTTGTTTTTCAGATACCTCTAAATCGGTTTTTTCGATTAGGGCATCCAGTTTTGTGCGTAGTGCGCTCATTTACTCGTCCTCGCCTTTTTTCAGCAAGCCGTGTTTTTTCAAATGAACCAGCAAAATAGAAATCGCCGCAGGGGTAATACCTGAAATTCGAGAGGCAATCCCGATACTTTCCGGTTTTGCTTCCGTCAACTTAGCTACAACTTCATTAGAAAGACCTTTCACGTCTTTGTAATCCAGATCGGTCGGTAACTTGGTATGCTCATGACGCAATGATTTTTCAATCTCTTCTTGCTGGCGCTTAATGTAACCGTCGTATTTCACTTGAATTTCAACTTGCTCTGATGCTTGTTGATCGTCGAGTGCTGGTGCGAACGCATCAAGTTGCGTCAGTTGTGAATACGAGATCTCAGGACGACGAAGAAGATCTTCACCGCTAGCTTCACGTGCCATTGGCGTTTTCAATAGCTTGTTTAGCTCATCGATACCTGCAGAATTCGGATTCATCCACGTCGATTTCAGACGTTGACGCTCGGTTTCCATGTTGTCGATTTTTTCATTGAAACGTGCCCAACGAACATCATCAATCAAACCAAGTTCTCGCGCTTTTTCCGTCAAACGTAGGTCGGCGTTATCTTCACGCAGCAACAGACGGTATTCAGCACGAGACGTAAACATGCGGTATGGTTCTTTGGTGCCCATGGTCGACAAATCGTCAATCAACACGCCCATGTAAGCTTGATCACGGCGTGGGCTCCAACCTTCTTTGTCTTGACTATGCAGACTGGCGTTCAGGCCAGCCATTAAACCTTGCGCTGCAGCTTCTTCGTAACCAGTCGTACCGTTGATTTGCCCAGCAAAGAATAGACCACTGATGAATTTGGTTTCGTACGTTTGCTTCAAATCACGAGGGTCGAAGAAATCGTACTCAATCGCGTAGCCTGGACGAACGATATGTGCGTTTTCAAAACCTTTCATTGAACGAACGATTTGTACTTGTACGTCAAATGGCAGGCTGGTGGATATACCGTTCGGGTATAACTCGTGCGTCGTTAGACCTTCTGGCTCGATGAAAATCTGATGGCTGTTTTTGTCTGCAAAGCGCATCACCTTGTCTTCGATAGAAGGGCAGTAACGTGGACCGATACCTTCGATCACACCCGCATACATTGGGCTACGATCGAGGTTATTACGGATCACCTCATGAGTTTGCTCATTGGTGTGCGTAATAAAACATGGGATTTGACGTGGATGTTGATCACGATTACCCATGAAAGAAAATACAGGCGTTGGATTATCACCATGTTGTGCTTCAAGCACTGAGAAATCAACACTGCGTGCATCAATACGTGGTGGTGTGCCCGTTTTTAGACGATCCACACGGAACGGCAGTTCGCGTAGTCGATCCGCTAATGCGATCGACGGTGGATCCCCAGCACGGCCACCAGATGAGCTTTCCATACCAATGTGGATCTTTCCGCCAAGGAAAGTACCAACGGTGAGCACCACCGCTTTCGCTCGGAATTTAAGACCCATTTGCGTAACCACACCAACCGCTCGATCTTGCTCAACAATCAGATCATCAACCGATTGCTGGAACAAAGTAAGGTTTGGGGCGTTTTCTAATGCATCGCGAACATACGCTTTGTACAACGCTCTGTCCGCTTGTGCACGTGTCGCACGTACTGCCGGACCTTTAGAGGCGTTCAGTGTTCGAAATTGAATACCTGCATGGTCGATAGCTTCTGCCATCAAACCGCCCATAGCATCCACTTCTTTTACTAAGTGACCTTTACCGATACCACCGATAGCTGGGTTACAAGACATTTGGCCTAATGTATCGATGTTATGGGTAAGGAGAAGCGTTTTTTGTCCTGTGCGTGCAGATGCGAGCGCGGCTTCCGTTCCTGCGTGTCCGCCACCGACAACAATGACGTCAAAGTTTTCGTGATAAAGCATGAACTGACCTCAGGTATTCAAAGGATTTAATGGACAGATAAAAAAGAGCGGTATTTTACCTTTTTTCTCTGTTAGAGAGAATCGTTTTCTCGCTTTTCAAATTTTAGTCTCCAAGACTATATATATAAGATCTATATATATGATCTTTTATTGGATCTATTATTAGGATCGACCATTTCTGTGGATAAGTAGAAAATGATCAACAAGATCATGGATCTTCTTTGGATCAAAAGTTGTGATCATGATTTGATCTGATCGAGGATTACCTGAGATCAAAATCGCTACTTATACACAGGGGTAAAAATGGATCAAAGTTATTATTTGGATAACTAAAGGAAAGTCACCGGATCTTAGTATACTTATCCACAGATGGCTTGCGCATTTTTTGAGCGGTTGAACGAAGGTTTTCGAGAAGAGTTATTCACAAAGAGGGAAATCAGAGCCGCCATGCGACTCTGAGAAAGGGAAATTACGCAGAAAAGCGCGATAGATTTTCGTTTAGCCACACTTCGGCAGCGTCTTCTGGTACGTCGTGATTGAGTACATCTATCTTAAGGCAATCAGTAAGTGGGGTGGCCCCAATATCTTCCAGCAAATCGTAAGCATGTTGGCCTGCTGCGCAGAACGTATCGTAACTTGAGTCGCCAATAGCAACGACGGCGAACTTCACGTCTGCCATCTTAGGTGGCGTGTTTTGTAGTGCTGCAATGAAAGGTTGAATATTATCCGGATACTCGCCAGCGCCATGAGTTGAAGTGACCACTAGCCAAGTGCCTTGATTTTCGATCGACGACAATTCAGGTTGGTTGTGGATCGTTGTTTCAAAGCCGTTTGCGTTGAGGAGATCACTTAAGTGATCTCCTACGTATTCCGCGCCACCTAAAGTACTGCCTGTAATAATGTGGATCATGTGTCTTCCTTATTGAGTCATACCAACGCCCGTAGGTACTTGAGCGTTAGTACAAAAAGAAACGCGGTGGTAAGCTCAAGCCTAACACCGCGCATTTTATTATTTGCCGATACAGAATGAAGAGAAAATTCGGCCGAGTAAGTCATCAGAGCTAAACTCACCGGTAATCTCATTGAGGTGCTGCTGAGTAATGCGTAGCTCTTCTGCGAGGATTTCCCCTGCCATGTACCCTTCTAGCTGCTCTTGGCCGATTTGAAGGTGTTGAGCTGCGCGTTCTAGCGCATCTAGGTGTCGACGGCGCGCCATAAAGCCACCTTCAGTGTTACCAGAAAAGCCCATGCACTCTTTTAAGTGAGTGCGTAAAGCATCCACACCCGCGCCCGTCTTCGCTGATAGGCGGATTAAGGTTGGATCATTGACGTGGCAGATCCCCATACTTTCACCGGTTTGATCCGCTTTATTACGGATCACTGTCATGCCCATATTGCTCGGCAAGCGATCGACAAAATCAGGCCAGATGTCTTTAGGATCGGTGGCGTCGGTTGTTGTACCGTCCACCATGAAAAGCACACGGTCAGCTTGTGCAATTTCGTCCCAAGCGCGTTCGATACCGATTTTCTCTACTTCATCTGAAGCGTCACGCAGACCAGCAGTATCGATGATGTGCAGTGGCATTCCATCAATATGGATGTGCTCTCGTAGTACGTCACGAGTAG from Vibrio hyugaensis includes:
- a CDS encoding ParB/RepB/Spo0J family partition protein, whose amino-acid sequence is MSKRGLGKGLDALLSTSSLAREKQHIASHSQALSADGELTDLAIGQLQPGVYQPRKDMAPEALEELAASIQSQGIIQPIVVRQVAGGQFEIIAGERRWRAAKQAGLKRVPCLVKKVEDRAAIAMALIENIQREDLNVIEEAQALERLQDEFTLTHQQVADVIGKSRTTVSNLLRLNQLEIDVKGLVANKKLEMGHARALLALEGEQQIEVALQVAKKQMTVRQTEQLVKKCLAPQNEQKAQQEDTEAEQMSHKLSQLLDAKVSLVRSANGKAKVTISLDEPHKLDQLIAKLEA
- a CDS encoding ParA family protein, producing the protein MGKIVAIANQKGGVGKTTTCINLAASMAATKRKVLVIDLDPQGNATMASGVDKYMVDATAYDLLVEDTPFEQVVCTETTGKYDLIAANGDVTAAEIKLMEVFAREVRLKNALAPVRDNYDFIFIDCPPSLNLLTINAMAAADSVLVPMQCEYFALEGLTALMDTISKLAAVVNENLKIEGLLRTMYDPRNRLSNEVSDQLKKHFGSKVYRTVIPRNVRLAEAPSHGKPAMYYDKYSAGAKAYLALAGEMLRREEIPV
- the rsmG gene encoding 16S rRNA (guanine(527)-N(7))-methyltransferase RsmG, translating into MSALRTKLDALIEKTDLEVSEKQREQLVGYVELLDKWNKAYNLTSVRDPLEMLVKHILDSIVVSTHLRGERFIDVGTGPGLPGIPLAIMSPDKTFFLLDSLGKRIRFIKQVVHTLGLKNVTPIQSRVEEFQPEEKFDGVLSRAFASMTDMVEWCHHLPKQDNGVFLALKGQHPKDEMDQLPEWCSVTEIISLAVPELEGDRHLVILSRKEN
- the mnmG gene encoding tRNA uridine-5-carboxymethylaminomethyl(34) synthesis enzyme MnmG yields the protein MLYHENFDVIVVGGGHAGTEAALASARTGQKTLLLTHNIDTLGQMSCNPAIGGIGKGHLVKEVDAMGGLMAEAIDHAGIQFRTLNASKGPAVRATRAQADRALYKAYVRDALENAPNLTLFQQSVDDLIVEQDRAVGVVTQMGLKFRAKAVVLTVGTFLGGKIHIGMESSSGGRAGDPPSIALADRLRELPFRVDRLKTGTPPRIDARSVDFSVLEAQHGDNPTPVFSFMGNRDQHPRQIPCFITHTNEQTHEVIRNNLDRSPMYAGVIEGIGPRYCPSIEDKVMRFADKNSHQIFIEPEGLTTHELYPNGISTSLPFDVQVQIVRSMKGFENAHIVRPGYAIEYDFFDPRDLKQTYETKFISGLFFAGQINGTTGYEEAAAQGLMAGLNASLHSQDKEGWSPRRDQAYMGVLIDDLSTMGTKEPYRMFTSRAEYRLLLREDNADLRLTEKARELGLIDDVRWARFNEKIDNMETERQRLKSTWMNPNSAGIDELNKLLKTPMAREASGEDLLRRPEISYSQLTQLDAFAPALDDQQASEQVEIQVKYDGYIKRQQEEIEKSLRHEHTKLPTDLDYKDVKGLSNEVVAKLTEAKPESIGIASRISGITPAAISILLVHLKKHGLLKKGEDE
- the mioC gene encoding FMN-binding protein MioC, which gives rise to MIHIITGSTLGGAEYVGDHLSDLLNANGFETTIHNQPELSSIENQGTWLVVTSTHGAGEYPDNIQPFIAALQNTPPKMADVKFAVVAIGDSSYDTFCAAGQHAYDLLEDIGATPLTDCLKIDVLNHDVPEDAAEVWLNENLSRFSA